The region TGATGTCTTTAAAACCGATGATAAACTCTGGGAGTTTAAGGCAGAGTATGATGTGTGGTCTACATCTATAAAAGATAACGTTTTAGTTTTAGGATGTTCATTAACAGAAAATCTCCTTTCCAAGTACGCTCCAGTTTATGCGTTAGATCTTAAAACAGGCAATAAACTTTGGAAATTCAAAGCAGAAGATTGGGTAAACACAACAACTATAAAGGATGATGTAGCGATATTAAGATGCGGCTACAACAAATACTTAAAATATGCTCCAGTTTATGCATTAGATCTTAAAACAGGCAATAAACTTTGGGAATTTAAGGTAGAAGATTGGGTAAACACAACAACTATAAAAAATGATATTGTAGTTTTAGGTTGTAGGGGAGGATATGTTTATGCATTAGATCTTAAAACAGGAACTAAGATTTGGGAATTTAAAGTGGAGAGTAGTGTAGAGATGGCATCTACAAAAGATGATATTCTAATATTGAGATGTTTGTTTGGATACACTTATGCATTGGATATTAGAACCGGACATAAACTTTGGAAATTCAAGGCAGAACACGATATATGGACAACATCAATAAAAGATGATGTTATAATATTGGGCTGTAGAAAAGGTCATACATACGCATTGGATATTAAAACAGGTAGTAAGATTTGGGAATTTAAGGCTGAGAATTGGGTAAAAACAATATCAATAAAAGACAATATTGTAATTTTAGGATGTAGGGAGGGACATACTTATGCATTAGACCTTAAAACAGGAACTAAGATTTGGGAATTTAAGGCAGAGTATGACGTATGGACTACTTCTATAAAGGATGATGTTATAGTATTAGGATGTAGGGAGGGACATACTTATGCATTAGACCTTAAAACAGGAACTAAGATTTGGAAGTTTAAAGCAGAGTATGACGTATGGACAACATCTATAAAGGATGATATCGTAGTTTTAGGATGCTCATTAACAGAAGACCTTCTCTCTAAATACATCCCTGTTTATGCATTAGATCTTAAAACAGGTAAGAGACTCTGGGAATTTAGGGCAGAGGGTAGTGTGGAGACAACTTCTATAAAGGATAATATTGTAATTTTAGGATGTAAAGAGGGCTATACTTATGCATTAGATCTTAAAACAGGAGCTAAGATTTGGGAATTTAAAGCAGGGGGACGTGTGGAAACAACATTGATAAAAGATGATGTTGTGATATTGGGATGCGGTTATAATGAATATTTGGATTATGCTCCACTCTATTTCTTGGATTTGAATACCGGAAGTCAGATATTCGAATTTAAGATGAAAAGTGACGTGGGTTCCTCAATAATAAAGGATAATATTTTAATATTAAGTAGTAAAAATGAAGTTTATGCATTTGATTTGGATAAAGTGGATATAAAGTTAATGTCTATGGATATAAAAGAAAAAGAGGAGAGAAAAATAGTAGCCACCAATAAGAACAAAAATAAATTATGACTTAATAATTCCCTATTAAATTTAATTTAAAATCACAAAATATTTAAAGAAATAAATATATAAAACTTAAGAGTAACATTTGGGTTGATAATTATGATTACAACAGTAGTCGGTAGTTATCCAGTAGTAACAAAAAAACCAGAGACATTGATGGAGAAGATTAAAAATCTTTTTGGCATGTTTGATGAATACGAATATGCAATAGAAAAGGCAGTAATTGATCAAATATCTGCTGGGGTTGATATCGTTAGTGATGGACAAGTTAGGGGAGATATGGTTGAGATATTTGTAAACAACATGTACGGGTTTGAAGGAAAAAAAATTGTTGGAAGAGTTGAATATACAAAACCAATAACGTTGGATGACATAAAATATGCCTTAAGAATAATCTCGAAACACAATGGTAAAGGTGTAAAAGGCATCATAACAGGGCCATGCACAATTGCCTCATCTGTCAGGGTTGAGAGTTATTACTCAGACAATAAAGATGAGAAGTTGATATACGATATAGCAGTTGCATTGAAAAGAGAAGTTATGGCAATTCGAGATTACGTAAAGATGATTCAAATTGATGAACCAATTCTATCAACAAAACTTTATGATTTGGATATAGCAAGGAAGGCGATAAACTTAATAACTAAAGATATTAAGATCCCTGTCGCATTGCATGTTTGCGGGGATGTAGTGGACATATTCGAGGATTTAAATAAATTTAATGTAGATATCCTTGACCATGAATTTGCCTCAAATAAAAAAAATCTTGAGGTTCTTGAGGTTATTGAGAAAAAGGTTGGATTTGGTTGCGTAAATACAAAATCAAAAAAAGTTGAGGATGTTGAAGAAATTAAAGCATTAATAGAAGAGGGTATAGAGATTTTAAAGAACAATGAAAAATTGAAAAATAAGGATGTCAAGGAGTTTATGCTCATAGATCCTGATTGTGGTATGAGATTGTTGCCAATAGATGTGGCATACAACAAATTAAAAAATATGGTTGCTGCGAGTAAGTTAATTGGTTAAATTTTATTGAACTAATCCTAATTTTTTCTTCAAATGTGGCATCAATCCTCCATCGTTCAAGATTTCCATCATGAATTCTGGGAGTTTTTGTGCTTTTAATTCTTCTCCAGTAGTTAAGTTCTTTATTGTACCTTTGTCTAAATCCACCTCTAATATATCTCCTTCTTTAACATGCTTTGATATGTCTTTGCACTCCAACAAAGGTAATCCAATATTTATTGCATTCCTATAGAAGATTCTTGCAAAACTCTCAGCAATAACTAAAGATATACCTGCCCCTTTTAGTCCAATTGGGGCATGTTCTCTACTTGAACCACAACCGAAGTTTTTACCTCCAACAATGATGTCTCCTTTTTTAACTTTTTTTGGAAAGTCAGGATCTGCTCCTGTCATAGCGAATTTTGCGAGTTCTTCCTCTGTTGTATAAACCAAATATCTTGCTGGCAATATAGCATCTGTATCAATGTTATCTCCGAACTTCCAAACTCTTCCTTTTATAATTTTCTTTACCATCA is a window of Methanotorris formicicus Mc-S-70 DNA encoding:
- a CDS encoding outer membrane protein assembly factor BamB family protein, whose protein sequence is DVFKTDDKLWEFKAEYDVWSTSIKDNVLVLGCSLTENLLSKYAPVYALDLKTGNKLWKFKAEDWVNTTTIKDDVAILRCGYNKYLKYAPVYALDLKTGNKLWEFKVEDWVNTTTIKNDIVVLGCRGGYVYALDLKTGTKIWEFKVESSVEMASTKDDILILRCLFGYTYALDIRTGHKLWKFKAEHDIWTTSIKDDVIILGCRKGHTYALDIKTGSKIWEFKAENWVKTISIKDNIVILGCREGHTYALDLKTGTKIWEFKAEYDVWTTSIKDDVIVLGCREGHTYALDLKTGTKIWKFKAEYDVWTTSIKDDIVVLGCSLTEDLLSKYIPVYALDLKTGKRLWEFRAEGSVETTSIKDNIVILGCKEGYTYALDLKTGAKIWEFKAGGRVETTLIKDDVVILGCGYNEYLDYAPLYFLDLNTGSQIFEFKMKSDVGSSIIKDNILILSSKNEVYAFDLDKVDIKLMSMDIKEKEERKIVATNKNKNKL
- a CDS encoding methionine synthase; this encodes MITTVVGSYPVVTKKPETLMEKIKNLFGMFDEYEYAIEKAVIDQISAGVDIVSDGQVRGDMVEIFVNNMYGFEGKKIVGRVEYTKPITLDDIKYALRIISKHNGKGVKGIITGPCTIASSVRVESYYSDNKDEKLIYDIAVALKREVMAIRDYVKMIQIDEPILSTKLYDLDIARKAINLITKDIKIPVALHVCGDVVDIFEDLNKFNVDILDHEFASNKKNLEVLEVIEKKVGFGCVNTKSKKVEDVEEIKALIEEGIEILKNNEKLKNKDVKEFMLIDPDCGMRLLPIDVAYNKLKNMVAASKLIG
- the leuD gene encoding Isopropylmalate/citramalate isomerase small subunit, giving the protein MVKKIIKGRVWKFGDNIDTDAILPARYLVYTTEEELAKFAMTGADPDFPKKVKKGDIIVGGKNFGCGSSREHAPIGLKGAGISLVIAESFARIFYRNAINIGLPLLECKDISKHVKEGDILEVDLDKGTIKNLTTGEELKAQKLPEFMMEILNDGGLMPHLKKKLGLVQ